In Dolichospermum sp. DET69, the genomic stretch GAACTACTACATTCCCAAACACAACAGAGATAATGTTATGGATTGACCAGTTCCCGGAGTTGGCTGGTAAAAACAAAGCTCCCGATAAACAAGAAGGAACAAGCTTCGGGGATCTCAGCATCATTAAAGAATTTAATAAATCGTGTAAACGTTTCCCCATGAGTGAAGTATTTATCTGGTCACTAGACAGAGATTTACAGAGCTATCATCAAACGCCAACATGAGTCAGTAGTAGATTAGCACTAGTAAAGGAGGCAGTATGACAAAAATTACTATTCGCAATATATCTGATGAGTTGCTTGAGCGCATTAAACGCTTGGCGGCACAAAAGGGGATTTCGATGGAGCAAGAAGTCCGTGATTTGTTGCAAAAACGTTATGGGCAACGGGATGAAGTGCTTGCTCGTATTCGTCAACGGGCGGAGGTATTACCGATGGAAGCAGAAAGTCGGGTGCAGTCTTGGAAGGGATGAAAAAATTGCAAGCAAGGCGGAAATAATTGTGTTTGTTAAGATTAAATTAACTGTGGCTGACGATAAAATATGATAAAAAGTATTCACTACAAAAGCAATCTCTCTGTGAAATTTATCAAATTACAGAAATTTGGATCTTTGGTTCTTATGCTAGGGGAGAGGAGACGGAAGCAAGTGATATAGATATTTTGGTTGATTATAAAACAGCGCCTACTTTTATTATGTTGGTGGAACTTAGGGATTATTTAAGTCAGTTGTTTGGCTTGAAGGTGGATGTTGTTACTAAGAATGGGCTTAAACCCCGGATTCGTGAGCGTGTTTTAGCCGAGGCAATTTATATATAATTTATATTACCGAAGAGCCAAAAATTATGCAAATTACTTTAGACATACCTGATGAAATGGCGCGAAATTTAGAATCTCGCAAGGAAGATTTACCCCAAATTTTGGCTTTAGGATTGCGAGAAATTAGTGCTAATCCGGCGACAGGTTTTTCTGGACTAACTGAAGTTTTAGAGTTTTTGGCAAAGTTACCGTCTCCTCAAGAAATTTTAACTCTCCGTCTTTCTCCTATGGTTCAGGCTGAAATTGAATCTCTCTTAGACAAAAATCGCAGTCAAGGTTTAGATGAAAGCAATCGCTGTCTTTGGCAACATTATGAGTTTATCGAAAATTTAGTGCGTCTTGCTCAAGCTCTGCTTAGGTTATAACAAAGCCGATTGGTTAGCAATAATTATCCATAAGGCTAAGGCATTAGTAATCAATTTGCTCTATAAGAGGTAAGTAAGTCATTCACATCAAATTCATGAAATTGACAGACTGGCCTGCCCTAGCTAACCAAAATACGGCAATTGTGGCTGTGGAATATCATACGCCTGACAGAATGCAGATTTTAGAGCAGTTTTATTATTGGGGTGAGGAGCAATCTTTGTCAGTCTTTCTCTGGAATCCCGGTTACTGTGAACTACAACAATTAATTCAGCATCAAGGTCAGTACATCTTACAGTCAAGTGATAGGGGTAAAAACCAGAATATTATTCAGTATCTTTTGTCAGACTATCAACCAGGTATTTATTTGTTAGAGGGAGTGTTACAGGAAAATAATGGTAGCCAAATTAGTCAAAAACTTAGCTATCAATTACTGAATGCTTATCATCAAGGTTTGTGGAGTCAGCAAGATAATTATTGGGTATTACTAGAAACTTACGTTCAACTACCTCTAGAATTACAGCCTTTTATTCCTGTACTGTCTAATCCATTGCCAAACCAACAGCAGGTAGAACTGATTGTACAGCAGTTTTTTGATTGTTGTTCGCACTCGACTTTAGGCAATGGCTATCCTTACTCAAAAACAAATTCAACAAACCAAGCATTGCAATTGCTAATTCGTGCCTGTCAAGGTTTACCCAGAGGCGAGATAAATTTGCTACTGAAACAATGTTTAGGTTTTGCAGATAAACTTGAGGATATCGCCCAATTAGTTCTTGATCATAAAGTTAACAAATTAAAGGGACGGGGTTTAGAGTACATTGCCCAACCGGATATCCCTTCATCTGCGGGGTTAGATTTATTGGCAACAAGGTTAGAAACTATTACCTGTTTGTTGCAACCAGAAGCACAAACATATAATTTGAAGTTTCCCACAGGAATGTTGTTATGGGGACCACCAGGAACAGGTAAAAGTTTATCTGCCAAGTTAGCCGCTAAGAAAATGGGCTTGCCACTGTTAGCCGCTAATTGGGGTGTACTATTGGGTAGTCCTCATCCTGACCGAGCTTTAAAGGAATTTATTGCTTTGGTAACATCCCTTGCTCCCTGCGTTCTCTACTGGGATGATTTTGATAAAGGTTTTGCCGGTTGGGACTCGAATGCAGACGGAGGTGTAGCCCGGCGGTTGTCTGCGGGTTTGTTAACGTGGATGCAGGAACACCAAGAGCCTGTTTATACGATTGCCACTATCAACCGTCTAGAAATGCTACCTGCGGAATTAGTGCGTCGTTTTGATGATATCTTTTTTGTGGATTTACCCCATGAGGGGGCAAGATACGAAGTTTTCAATTTGCATTTAGCTAAGTATTTTTCAGCTTTTTCAGGCAATGATTCACCTTGGAGTGATGAGCAGTGGCGGAGGCTGTTAGCTGAGTATAGAATTTGTACTCCAGCCGAAATTGGTAATGCTGTGCGTCGTTGTGCTGAGAATGCTTTTGCTCAAGGTAGAGCAGGACAAATTGAGTTTGAGGATTTGTTGAGACAGCGATCGCAATTTACCCCAGCAATGGAACGAGAATCAGAACAAATGCAAGCTATTCGCAATCAGGCTATTTATGCTCAACCTGTATCGAGTCAGGATGTTTCACCGTTTGCTTATCAACATCGGGAGTTATTTGGATAAGCTGGTTTTATCCTCAACAATTTAGCTAATATAGAACTGGTATTTGAGTTGTGAAATTATCTGTGTAGATAGTGAACAAGTAAAGTGTATGGAGGTTTTCAAGAATTAAATATGATTCCTATATATGATTTTAAATTTTCATCAAATATGGCAGTAATGCAACCAATAATCAATGATTGAAACAATTATTGTCTTTGTCATTATTGGGCTAATTATCATTGGGATTTTAGCCAATCCCTTCCTCATTAAAAGAAGAAGAAACCGTCTTAAACGTCGCCCTTTTCCTCCCCTTTGGAATGCCGTTATTGAGAATAATCTTCCTATATATCTCTATCTGTCATCAGATGAAAGAAGGCGACTTCAAGGACATATTCAAGTGTTTTTAACCGAAAAGCAATTTATTGGCTGTAGAGGATTACAGGTAACAGAAGAAATGAAACTGATTATTGCGACTGTTGCCTGTTTACTTCTACTTAATGAACGAGGAGAATACTTCCCAAAATTGCGTTCAATTTTGGTTTATCCCAGTGCCTATATTGTTAAAGAAACGGCTGCTATTAGCAATTATGTTGTTGAAGAAAGGCGTGTCGCTAGACTAGGGGAATCATGGACAAAAGACCAGTTAATATTGTCTTGGGAACAGGTAAAACAGGATACTTTTAATTGGCAAGATGGACATAATGTTGTCCTGCATGAATTTGCCCATCAGTTAGATCAAGAGGATGGTCAAGCTGAAGGTGTGCCGATTTTACAACGCAATTCTGACTATTCAATTTGGGCTAAAGTGATGAGTGAAGCATATCAACAACTTTGTCATGATGTTCTCGAAGGTAGAAATAATGTCATGGATAGTTATGGTGCAACGAATCCCGCAGAATTTTTTGCTGTAGCGACTGAAACTTTCTTTGAAAAACCACACAAATTGTTATTTCATCATCCGGCAGTTTATCAGCAACTAAAATGTTACTATGATTTAGATCCGGTGCAGTGGAATTATCATTCTTCTGTCAATTTTGGCAAATAAGAAAGCGATATAGTTTACGCACAGTTGTCTGTTTCAATTAAGGATAAAAATGATAGGGGTTGGCTCATATTAGCAGCAAAGCCGAGAATTCCTGGATCTCGATGTTCGTAAAGTAACTGACCTTTGCTATCAAACAAAAAAGTGCCACCACGCTGAGTTAAGTAGGCAGAATTCGGTACATAAGTCTGCCAATTTCTGAGGACTTCCACCATATTCCGTAGCCGCAGAGTAGCTAACTCAAAGGGGCGTTGAAAGCCACTGCCGCCGGCTAATTGGAAAAATGAGCCTTGGAAGGCAGGTAGAGGAGTACCTTGAATGATTTCATTATCCCCAATCAGTTGAGGGGCTTTGCGGTCGCCCTTGTATCCCCGAAAAACTTCCGCCAACGTTCCCGGACTACCAATCCCTGCACACATCAAAATTAGATTTAGCCAAGCTTTCTGGGACTCAGCAAACCCAGGGAGAGAAAGATTCAGACCAGAATAGAGATTGAGTTGGTGATGTAGTTCTCCATCAGGTTCAACAAATAAATTTTCCGGCGGAAATCCTGTATATTCACAGAATTTTGTGCCAGAAGCGAGATTACCAATTCCCACCGCACGAA encodes the following:
- a CDS encoding nucleotidyltransferase family protein; the protein is MTIKYDKKYSLQKQSLCEIYQITEIWIFGSYARGEETEASDIDILVDYKTAPTFIMLVELRDYLSQLFGLKVDVVTKNGLKPRIRERVLAEAIYI
- a CDS encoding AAA family ATPase — encoded protein: MKLTDWPALANQNTAIVAVEYHTPDRMQILEQFYYWGEEQSLSVFLWNPGYCELQQLIQHQGQYILQSSDRGKNQNIIQYLLSDYQPGIYLLEGVLQENNGSQISQKLSYQLLNAYHQGLWSQQDNYWVLLETYVQLPLELQPFIPVLSNPLPNQQQVELIVQQFFDCCSHSTLGNGYPYSKTNSTNQALQLLIRACQGLPRGEINLLLKQCLGFADKLEDIAQLVLDHKVNKLKGRGLEYIAQPDIPSSAGLDLLATRLETITCLLQPEAQTYNLKFPTGMLLWGPPGTGKSLSAKLAAKKMGLPLLAANWGVLLGSPHPDRALKEFIALVTSLAPCVLYWDDFDKGFAGWDSNADGGVARRLSAGLLTWMQEHQEPVYTIATINRLEMLPAELVRRFDDIFFVDLPHEGARYEVFNLHLAKYFSAFSGNDSPWSDEQWRRLLAEYRICTPAEIGNAVRRCAENAFAQGRAGQIEFEDLLRQRSQFTPAMERESEQMQAIRNQAIYAQPVSSQDVSPFAYQHRELFG
- a CDS encoding zinc-dependent peptidase: MIETIIVFVIIGLIIIGILANPFLIKRRRNRLKRRPFPPLWNAVIENNLPIYLYLSSDERRRLQGHIQVFLTEKQFIGCRGLQVTEEMKLIIATVACLLLLNERGEYFPKLRSILVYPSAYIVKETAAISNYVVEERRVARLGESWTKDQLILSWEQVKQDTFNWQDGHNVVLHEFAHQLDQEDGQAEGVPILQRNSDYSIWAKVMSEAYQQLCHDVLEGRNNVMDSYGATNPAEFFAVATETFFEKPHKLLFHHPAVYQQLKCYYDLDPVQWNYHSSVNFGK
- a CDS encoding AhpC/TSA family protein, producing MNPYAILNQNKYQRVSDGMSRPLLENCETASHILILVWPQLGDFDSLEYAWWLQREAKNLTDKKLAIRAVGIGNLASGTKFCEYTGFPPENLFVEPDGELHHQLNLYSGLNLSLPGFAESQKAWLNLILMCAGIGSPGTLAEVFRGYKGDRKAPQLIGDNEIIQGTPLPAFQGSFFQLAGGSGFQRPFELATLRLRNMVEVLRNWQTYVPNSAYLTQRGGTFLFDSKGQLLYEHRDPGILGFAANMSQPLSFLSLIETDNCA